Proteins from a genomic interval of Diospyros lotus cultivar Yz01 chromosome 6, ASM1463336v1, whole genome shotgun sequence:
- the LOC127803131 gene encoding membrane-anchored ubiquitin-fold protein 1-like, which produces MSGVQDHLEIKFRLTDGSDIGPKSFPAATSIATLKESILAQWPKEKDNGPRTVKDVKLINAGKILDNNRTVGDCRSPLYDIPGGVTTMHVVVQPPPPGKEKVVSTEPKQSKCICVIL; this is translated from the exons ATGTCTGGAGTGCAGGATCACTTAGAGATTAAGTTCCGGTTGACCGACGGCTCAGACATTGGCCCCAAAAGCTTTCCTGCTGCTACAAGTATTGCAACGTTGAAGGAAAGCATCCTTGCTCAATGGCCTAAAG AGAAAGACAATGGCCCAAGGACAGTAAAAGATGTCAAGTTGATCAATGCAGGAAAAATTCTGGACAACAACAGAACAGTTGGGGACTGCAGAAGCCCACTGTATGATATTCCCGGCGGCGTTACAACCATGCATGTTGTGGTTCAACCCCCACCTCCAGGAAAAG AAAAGGTAGTGTCCACCGAGCCGAAGCAGAGCAAGTGTATTTGTGTTATATTATAG
- the LOC127803093 gene encoding pentatricopeptide repeat-containing protein At5g39350: MNGRTSPVVSKAKNLLSATRAQCESLFRHYAAAKCLADTKRLHAGIITTGLFSSHPSARLVSVVCTAYAACGHVFHARKLFDELSEPSLLLCNTVIRAYAHNGLPYEALGLFVQMLASGCSRPDMYTYCFVIKACGDLSLLDLGVPVHGLAVTSGVHMYTLVGNYLLAMYMNCGKKEVARRVFDTMKERGVVSWNTMISGYFQNGSADEALQIFNKMVDSGVKPDSATIVSVLPACGRLRDLNCGMKVHKLVEENGLGSKISVSNALLDMYVKCGNMIQGQLVFDKMEQRDVVTWTTMINGYILNGDARKALMLCPLMQLEGVRPNSVTVASLLSACASSHFLKRGRCLHGWVLRQKLESDVSVETALIDMYAKCNCLQISLQVFARTSRRRTVPWNAVLSGSIHNGLAVEAIHLFKEMLLESVMPDTATLNSLLPAYAILADLQQAMNIHGFVIRSGFVSKLEVATGLIDIYRKCGNLEFAHKIFNGIPTKNKDITCWTAIIAGYGMHGNGNIAISLFYQMVQLGIEPNEITFTSVLHACSHGGLVDEGLHLFKFMLEVCKMTPNFEHYTCIVDLLGRAGRLKDAYELIRTMPFEPNHAIWGALLGACVMYENIELGELAAKWLFKLEPGNTGNYVLMANIYAAAGRWKDAEHMRHIMKEIGLRKEPAHSLI; encoded by the coding sequence ATGAATGGCCGCACATCACCGGTTGTGTCCAAAGCTAAGAACCTTCTCAGCGCCACCAGGGCCCAGTGCGAGTCGCTATTCCGCCACTACGCCGCCGCCAAGTGTCTGGCGGATACCAAGCGACTCCATGCTGGCATTATCACAACTGGTCTCTTCTCCTCTCATCCATCCGCCCGCCTTGTTTCTGTCGTCTGCACGGCCTATGCTGCGTGTGGCCATGTTTTCCATGCGCGGAAACTGTTCGATGAATTGTCTGAACCAAGTTTACTACTATGCAATACCGTGATAAGAGCCTACGCTCACAATGGTTTACCCTACGAGGCGCTCGGGCTCTTTGTTCAAATGCTTGCATCGGGGTGCTCTAGGCCGGATATGTACACGTATTGTTTTGTTATTAAGGCCTGCGGCGATTTATCGTTGCTTGATTTGGGTGTCCCGGTTCATGGTTTGGCGGTGACCAGCGGCGTTCACATGTACACACTAGTGGGAAATTATCTGTTGGCAATGTACATGAATTGTGGTAAGAAGGAGGTGGCCAGAAGGGTTTTTGATACAATGAAGGAGCGTGGCGTGGTTTCTTGGAACACTATGATCAGTGGATATTTTCAGAATGGGAGTGCAGATGAAGCTTTGCAGATATTCAATAAAATGGTGGATTCAGGGGTGAAGCCAGACAGTGCTACCATCGTTTCAGTTTTGCCAGCTTGTGGCCGCCTCAGGGATTTGAATTGCGGGATGAAGGTTCATAAATTGGTGGAAGAGAATGGTTTAGGAAGCAAAATATCTGTGAGCAATGCACTGTTGGACATGTATGTCAAGTGTGGTAATATGATTCAAGGACAGTTAGTTTTTGATAAGATGGAGCAGAGGGACGTGGTGACTTGGACTACCATGATCAACGGGTACATTTTAAATGGTGATGCAAGAAAAGCATTGATGCTGTGTCCATTGATGCAATTAGAAGGTGTAAGGCCCAATTCAGTTACTGTGGCTTCTCTTCTTTCAGCATGTGCCAGTTCGCACTTTTTGAAGCGTGGTCGGTGCTTGCATGGATGGGTTCTAAGACAAAAACTTGAATCTGATGTTTCTGTGGAAACTGCATTAATTgatatgtatgccaaatgcaatTGCCTTCAAATTAGCCTCCAAGTGTTTGCAAgaacttcaagaagaagaacagtCCCTTGGAATGCAGTTCTATCTGGTTCTATTCATAATGGTTTGGCAGTGGAAGCAATTCACCTTTTCAAAGAAATGCTACTGGAATCAGTAATGCCTGATACTGCAACCTTGAATAGCCTCCTTCCTGCTTATGCCATTCTAGCAGATTTGCAGCAAGCAATGAACATACATGGTTTCGTAATACGATCAGGGTTTGTATCTAAACTAGAAGTAGCCACTGGTTTGATTGATATATACCGTAAATGTGGAAATTTGGAGTTTGCTCACAAGATATTTAATGGGATTCCCACAAAGAACAAGGACATTACTTGCTGGACTGCAATCATAGCAGGCTATGGAATGCATGGAAACGGTAATATTgctatttctcttttctatcaaATGGTTCAATTGGGCATTGAACCAAATGAAATCACTTTTACGTCTGTTTTGCATGCTTGCAGCCATGGTGGTTTAGTGGATGAGGGTTTACACTTGTTCAAATTCATGCTTGAAGTTTGCAAAATGACACCAAATTTCGAACATTACACTTGTATTGTCGATCTTCTTGGCCGTGCAGGTCGGTTGAAGGATGCTTATGAGCTAATTAGAACAATGCCCTTTGAACCTAACCATGCTATATGGGGTGCATTGCTTGGTGCTTGTGTGATGTATGAGAATATTGAACTAGGAGAACTGGCTGCAAAGTGGCTTTTTAAGTTAGAGCCAGGTAATACTGGAAATTATGTGTTGATGGCTAATATTTATGCTGCTGCGGGGAGATGGAAAGATGCAGAGCATATGAGACATattatgaaagaaattggattaaGGAAAGAACCAGCTCATAGTTTGATATAA
- the LOC127803078 gene encoding BAG family molecular chaperone regulator 8, chloroplastic: protein MAARHHHCHPATASCSCCCCYTTCCDGPQPDSLLQSLSSHFRHPPSQPYPPSNSQSFHHHHHYHQETPFYPPPAHHQHRQEQFQAQPTVSSLLRRIAALESALRRQASVNSSSPYSLRDAAARTIQTHFREFLVRRSRKLRQLKDLASIKSTLNALKASVYDDVRPYSRSLSRRALGLLHKLDSIQGGDQMIRDHKRSISRDLNRFLEFLDGERNKVSSVVVKNVKFGRVGNKSRVFCSGQKIGAAKFVDPAGGERDLIEKLKSRVEKKDGFFEEDGIEIELGNPRISIKGNAGLLKRQGGDQAKVKKTVSFADNGTVYRFTPVSQELSSEEVSGSSSIDDENELAGNLCREVQEIGGDEDEEAGEGESPEISDVERIPRRILRAGEDSYLTGGYDQDDDGSYVSSAPVPGKMEPRSAVRKSWKATKIVN from the exons ATGGCTGCCCGCCACCACCACTGCCACCCCGCCACCGCCAGctgcagctgctgctgctgctacacCACGTGCTGCGACGGTCCACAACCCGACTCACTTCTCCAATCCTTATCTTCTCACTTCCGCCACCCTCCGTCCCAACCCTACCCACCTTCCAATTCCCAAAgcttccaccaccaccaccattacCACCAGGAAACGCCTTTCTACCCACCTCCAGCCCACCACCAACACAGACAGGAACAGTTTCAGGCCCAACCCACCGTCTCCTCTCTGCTCCGCCGCATCGCGGCACTCGAGTCCGCCCTCCGGCGCCAGGCTTCTGTCAACTCTTCCTCTCCTTATTCCCTCCGTGATGCTGCCGCGCGTACCATCCAGACCCATTTCAGGGAGTTTCTGGTTCGTAGATCACGAAAGCTCCGCCAGCTGAAAGATCTCGCTTCCATCAAGTCGACTCTCAATGCTCTCAAGGCCTCAGTTTATGACGACGTCCGTCCCTATTCTCGATCGCTCTCCCGGCGAGCTCTGGGCTTGCTTCACAAGCTCGATTCTATCCAG GGTGGTGATCAGATGATTAGGGATCATAAAAGATCGATTAGCAGAGACTTGAACCGATTTCTGGAGTTTCTTGATGGGGAAAGGAACAAGGTTTCAAGTGTCGTGGTGAAGAATGTGAAATTCGGCAGGGTTGGCAACAAATCTAGGGTATTTTGCAGTGGCCAGAAGATTGGTGCCGCTAAATTTGTGGATCCGGCTGGAGGTGAGAGAGATTTGATAGAGAAACTGAAGAGCCGGGTAGAGAAAAAAGATGGGTTTTTTGAGGAAGATGGCATTGAGATTGAGCTTGGCAACCCTAGAATTTCCATAAAAGGAAATGCGGGTTTGCTGAAGAGGCAAGGTGGGGATCAAGCCAAAGTTAAGAAAACCGTGAGCTTTGCAGATAATGGGACAGTCTATAGGTTTACTCCAGTTAGTCAAGAGCTTTCAAGTGAAGAAGTGAGTGGTTCCAGTTCCATTGACGATGAGAACGAGCTTGCGGGCAATCTCTGTAGAGAAGTTCAGGAAATTGGTggggatgaagatgaagaggccGGGGAAGGAGAGTCGCCTGAAATCAGCGACGTTGAGAGAATCCCGAGAAGGATTTTGAGAGCTGGAGAAGACAGCTACTTAACCGGCGGATATGATCAGGATGATGATGGAAGTTATGTGTCCTCTGCTCCAGTGCCTGGGAAGATGGAACCCAGATCTGCAGTGAGGAAGAGTTGGAAAGCGACGAAGATTGTTAATTGA
- the LOC127804200 gene encoding probable galacturonosyltransferase 14 isoform X2 has translation MQVHVSPSMRSITISSSNGFVDLMKIKIAARHISYRTLFHTILILAFLLPFVFILTALVTLEDCLGRRLGPRLLGRVDNSGKLVREFYKVLNQVSSEEIPVDLKLPESFSELVSEMENKKYSAKEFAIILKGMMERSEREIRESKFSELMNKHFAASAIPKGIHCLSLRLTDEYSSNAHARRQLPSPELLPLLSDNSYYHFVVSTDNILAASVVVTSTVQSFRRPEKIVFHVITDKKTYAGMHSWFALNLVSPALVEVKGVHQFDWLTKENVPVLEAVESHYGIRNYYHGNHIAGANLSEITPRTFASKLQARSPKYISLLNHIRIYLPELFPNLDKVVFLDDDIVVQRDLSPLWDIDLGGKVNGAVETCKGEDEWVMSKRFRNYFNFSHPLIAENLNPDECAWAYGMNIFDLRAWRKTNIRETYHAWLRENLKSNLTLWKLGTLPPALIAFEGHVQAIDPSWHMLGLGYQNKTNIENVKRAAVIHYNGQSKPWLEIGFEHLRPFWTKYVNYSNDFIMNCHILQ, from the exons ATGCAGGTTCACGTCTCACCTAGCATGAGAAGCATAACGATATCGAGCAGCAATGGCTTTGTTGACTTGATGAAGATCAAGATCGCAGCTCGCCACATCTCCTACCGCACACTCTTTCACACGATCCTTATCCTAGCTTTTCTCTTGCCTTTTGTCTTCATTCTCACTGCCCTTGTTACCCTTGAAG ATTGTTTAGGCCGGCGGTTGGGGCCAAGGCTTCTTGGTAGGGTCGATAACTCAGgg AAGTTGGTTAGAGAATTTTACAAAGTCCTCAATCAAGTGAGCTCTGAGGAAATCCCAGTCGATTTAAAGCTGCCAGAGTCCTTTAGTGAACTTGTTTCTGAAATGGAAAACAAGAAGTACAGCGCAAAGGAATTTGCAATAATCTTGAAGGGAATG ATGGAGAGGTCTGAGAGAGAGATCAGGGAGTCAAAATTTTCCGAATTAATGAACAAACACTTTGCTGCAAGCGCCATTCCTAAAGGCATCCACTGTCTCTCTCTTCGTTTGACTGATGAGTATTCATCTAATGCTCATGCTCGCAGACAATTGCCTTCACCGGAATTACTGCCTTTGCTTTCTGACAACTCATACTACCACTTTGTAGTATCAACTGATAATATACTTGCAGCTTCAGTTGTGGTCACATCTACTGTCCAGTCATTTCGAAGGCCTGAAAAGATAGTGTTTCATGTTATAACTGACAAGAAAACTTATGCTGGCATGCACTCGTGGTTTGCCCTGAATCTTGTCTCGCCAGCTCTTGTTGAAGTAAAAGGTGTTCATCAGTTTGACTGGTTAACAAAAGAGAATGTGCCAGTGCTTGAAGCTGTAGAAAGTCATTATGGGATTAGGAACTACTATCATGGGAATCACATTGCTGGGGCCAACCTCAGTGAAATTACTCCACGAACCTTTGCTTCAAAATTGCAGGCTAGAAGCCCAAAGTACATTTCTTTGCTCAACCATATTCGCATATATTTACCAGAG CTATTTCCCAACCTTGACAAGGTGGTGTTCTTAGATGATGATATTGTAGTTCAGCGTGACCTCTCCCCACTCTGGGATATTGACCTTGGTGGAAAGGTTAATGGAGCTGTAGAAACTTGCAAGGGTGAGGATGAGTGGGTAATGTCTAAGCGATTCAGGAACTACTTCAATTTTTCACATCCCCTGATAGCAGAGAATTTGAACCCTGATGAATGTGCATGGGCTTATGGAATGAACATCTTTGATTTACGTGCATGGAGAAAGACAAATATAAGAGAGACTTATCATGCCTGGCTGAGAGAG AATCTGAAGTCAAACTTGACATTGTGGAAGCTGGGAACTCTTCCGCCAGCTCTGATTGCTTTTGAGGGCCATGTTCAGGCTATTGATCCATCTTGGCATATGCTTGGTTTGGGCTACCAGAACAAAACCAATATTGAGAATGTAAAAAGAGCTGCAGTGATCCACTACAATGGCCAGTCAAAACCATGGCTGGAGATAGGTTTCGAGCATCTCCGGCCATTTTGGACCAAGTATGTTAACTACTCCAACGATTTTATTATGAACTGTCACATTTTGCAATAG
- the LOC127804128 gene encoding chaperone protein ClpB3, chloroplastic: MASTTSVSGVRLRVPPSSSGNRAALFCHPSLSLSFSPEPIALRTLNSLRLKKKKSDVFLVRRAERFERSSRSFVVRCDVSSGSGRITQQDFTEMAWQGIVSSPEVAKENKHQIVETEHLMKALLEQKNGLARRIFSKTGVDNTRLLEATDKFIQRQPKVLGESAGSMLGRDLEGLIQRAKNYKKEYGDSFVSVEHLVLAFAQDNRFGKQLFKDFQIQLNTLRNAINVIRGSQKVIDQDPEGKYEALEKYGKDLTAMARAGKLDPVIGRDDEIRRCIQILSRRTKNNPVLIGEPGVGKTAISEGLAQRIVQGDVPQALMNRRLISLDMGALIAGAKYRGEFEDRLKAVLKEVTESDGQTILFIDEIHTVVGAGATNGAMDAGNLLKPMLGRGELRCIGATTLDEYRKYIEKDPALERRFQQVYVDQPTVEDTISILRGLRERYELHHGVRISDSALVEAAILSDRYISGRFLPDKAIDLVDEAAAKLKMEITSKPTALDEINRSVLKLEMERLSLMNDNDKASKDRLNRLEAELSLLKEKQAQLNEQWEHEKSVMTRIQSIKEEIDRVNLEIQQAEREYDLNRAAELKYGSLNSLQRQLEAAEKELDEYMRSGKSMLREEVTGNDIAEIVSKWTGIPVSKLQQSEREKLLHLEEELHKRVVGQDPAVRAVAEAIQRSRAGLSDPHRPIASFMFMGPTGVGKTELAKALASYLFNTEEALVRIDMSEYMEKHAVSRLIGAPPGYVGYEEGGQLTETVRRRPYAVILFDEIEKAHSDVFNVFLQILDDGRVTDSQGRTVSFTNTVIIMTSNVGSQYILNTDDETLPKEMAYETIKQRVMDAARSIFRPEFMNRVDEYIVFQPLDREQISSIVRLQLERVQKRIADRKMKIQVTDAAVLLLGSLGYDPNYGARPVKRVIQQNVENELAKGILRGELKDEDIVVIDTEVTAFSNGQLPQQKLVFRRLEPGSDTPTENPQEFSQTL; the protein is encoded by the exons ATGGCTAGTACGACGTCGGTTTCTGGCGTCCGACTTCGCGTCCCGCCGTCCAGTTCTGGTAATAGAGCCGCGTTGTTCTGTCATCCGTCTCTGTCTCTCAGCTTCTCCCCCGAACCTATAGCTCTCAGAACCCTAAATTCGttgagattgaagaagaaaaagagcgATGTCTTTCTCGTGAGGAGAGCCGAGAGATTCGAGAGGAGTTCGAGGTCGTTTGTTGTTCGATGCGACGTTTCCAGTGGGAGTGGAAGG ATCACCCAACAAGATTTCACTGAAATGGCTTGGCAAGGTATTGTTTCCTCCCCTGAAGTGGCAAAAGAGAACAAACATCAGATTGTGGAGACAGAGCATTTAATGAAGGCCTTGCTGGAGCAGAAGAATGGCCTTGCTCGGCGAATATTCTCCAAGACTGGAGTTGACAATACCCGTCTTCTAGAAGCTACTGATAAGTTTATCCAACGTCAACCAAAG GTTCTTGGTGAGTCAGCCGGTTCAATGTTAGGACGGGATTTGGAAGGGCTGATACAACGAGCCAAGAACTACAAGAAAGAGTATGGTGATTCATTTGTGTCAGTTGAGCACTTGGTGCTTGCTTTCGCACAAGACAATCGATTTGGGAAGCAATTGTTTAAGGATTTCCAAATTCAGCTGAACACTTTGAGGAATGCAATAAATGTCATAAGGGGAAGCCAGAAAGTCATTGACCAAG ATCCTGAAGGGAAGTATGAAGCACTGGAGAAATATGGAAAAGATTTAACTGCCATGGCAAGAGCGGGAAAGCTTGATCCTGTTATAGGAAGAGATGATGAAATACGTAGATGTATCCAGATTCTCTCCAGGAGAACAAAGAACAATCCTGTGCTAATTGGTGAGCCAGGCGTTGGGAAAACTGCTATTTCAGAAGG GCTTGCCCAGAGAATAGTGCAAGGGGATGTGCCTCAGGCTTTAATGAACCGTAGA TTGATATCTTTGGACATGGGTGCACTCATAGCTGGGGCAAAATATCGTGGAGAGTTTGAGGATCGACTGAAGGCTGTGCTGAAGGAAGTAACAGAATCAGATGGACAAACTATTCTTTTTATTGATGAGATTCACACCGTTGTTGGAGCAG GAGCCACTAATGGTGCAATGGATGCTGGTAATCTCTTGAAGCCCATGCTTGGTCGTGGAGAATTGAGATGTATTGGTGCCACAACATTGGATGAGTACCGTAAATATATTGAGAAGGATCCAGCCCTGGAACGCCGCTTCCAACAGGTTTATGTAGATCAACCTACAGTGGAGGATACAATATCTATACTTCGTGGACTGCGTGAAAGATATGAACTGCATCATGGAGTCCGCATCTCTGACAGTGCACTTGTCGAAGCAGCAATTCTATCAGATCGTTATATCAGCGGACGATTTTTACCCGACAAAG CTATTGACCTGGTTGATGAAGCAGCAGCTAAACTTAAAATGGAAATTACTTCAAAGCCTACTGCGCTTGATGAGATAAACCGTTCAGTGTTGAAGCTGGAGATGGAGAGGCTATCCCTTATGAATGATAATGACAAAGCTTCAAAGGATAGGTTGAATCGTCTTGAGGCAGAACTGTCCCTCTTAAAAGAGAAGCAAGCCCAGTTGAATGAGCAGTGGGAACATGAAAAAAGTGTGATGACCCGTATACAGTCCATTAAAGAAGAG ATTGACAGGGTAAATCTTGAGATTCAACAAGCAGAGCGGGAGTATGATCTTAATCGTGCTGCTGAACTCAAGTATGGGAGTTTGAACTCTTTGCAACGCCAACTTGAAGCTGCAGAAAAGGAATTGGATGAGTATATGCGTTCTGGGAAGTCAATGCTCAGAGAAGAAGTAACTGGGAATGACATTGCTGAAATTGTCAGCAAATGGACAGGCATTCCTGTTTCCAAGCTACAACAATCAGAGAGGGAGAAGCTGTTGCATTTGGAGGAAGAGCTGCATAAACGTGTTGTGGGTCAGGATCCTGCAGTGAGGGCAGTTGCTGAGGCTATCCAGCGATCTCGGGCAGGCCTCTCAGACCCTCACCGTCCTATAGCTAGTTTTATGTTCATGGGTCCTACTGGTGTTGGGAAAACAGAGCTGGCAAAGGCATTGGCTTCCTACTTGTTCAACACTGAAGAAGCCCTTGTACGAATTGATATGAGTGAATATATGGAAAAGCATGCAGTTTCCAGACTTATAGGTGCCCCACCAGGTTATGTAGGATATGAAGAAGGTGGACAGTTGACAGAGACAGTTCGCAGGAGGCCTTATGCTGTTATCTTGTTTGATGAGATAGAAAAGGCCCATTCTGATGTTTTCAATGTGTTCCTTCAAATTCTGGATGATGGAAGGGTAACTGACTCACAAGGTCGCACTGTTAGTTTTACTAATACTGTTATCATTATGACATCCAATGTGGGATCGCAATATATTCTAAACACAGATGATGAAACCTTGCCAAAGGAGATGGCTTATGAGACTATCAAGCAGAGGGTAATGGATGCAGCAAGGTCAATTTTCCGTCCTGAGTTCATGAATCGTGTTGATGAGTATATAGTGTTCCAGCCTCTGGACCGCGAGCAAATAAGCAGTATTGTCAGGTTACAG TTGGAGCGGGTGCAGAAGAGGATAGCAGATCGCAAGATGAAAATCCAAGTAACAGATGCTGCTGTTCTACTGCTTGGAAGCCTTGGGTACGACCCCAACTATGGTGCTAGACCGGTGAAGCGGGTGATCCAGCAGAACGTTGAGAATGAACTTGCAAAGGGCATCTTGAGAGGAGAGTTGAAGGATGAGGACATCGTGGTGATAGACACAGAAGTAACTGCATTTTCCAATGGCCAGCTCCCTCAGCAAAAGCTGGTCTTCAGGAGGTTGGAACCTGGTTCAGATACTCCCACAGAGAATCCACAAGAGTTCTCTCAGACCCTTTGA
- the LOC127804200 gene encoding probable galacturonosyltransferase 14 isoform X1, translated as MQVHVSPSMRSITISSSNGFVDLMKIKIAARHISYRTLFHTILILAFLLPFVFILTALVTLEGVNNCSSFDCLGRRLGPRLLGRVDNSGKLVREFYKVLNQVSSEEIPVDLKLPESFSELVSEMENKKYSAKEFAIILKGMMERSEREIRESKFSELMNKHFAASAIPKGIHCLSLRLTDEYSSNAHARRQLPSPELLPLLSDNSYYHFVVSTDNILAASVVVTSTVQSFRRPEKIVFHVITDKKTYAGMHSWFALNLVSPALVEVKGVHQFDWLTKENVPVLEAVESHYGIRNYYHGNHIAGANLSEITPRTFASKLQARSPKYISLLNHIRIYLPELFPNLDKVVFLDDDIVVQRDLSPLWDIDLGGKVNGAVETCKGEDEWVMSKRFRNYFNFSHPLIAENLNPDECAWAYGMNIFDLRAWRKTNIRETYHAWLRENLKSNLTLWKLGTLPPALIAFEGHVQAIDPSWHMLGLGYQNKTNIENVKRAAVIHYNGQSKPWLEIGFEHLRPFWTKYVNYSNDFIMNCHILQ; from the exons ATGCAGGTTCACGTCTCACCTAGCATGAGAAGCATAACGATATCGAGCAGCAATGGCTTTGTTGACTTGATGAAGATCAAGATCGCAGCTCGCCACATCTCCTACCGCACACTCTTTCACACGATCCTTATCCTAGCTTTTCTCTTGCCTTTTGTCTTCATTCTCACTGCCCTTGTTACCCTTGAAGGTGTCAACAATTGCTCCTCGTTCG ATTGTTTAGGCCGGCGGTTGGGGCCAAGGCTTCTTGGTAGGGTCGATAACTCAGgg AAGTTGGTTAGAGAATTTTACAAAGTCCTCAATCAAGTGAGCTCTGAGGAAATCCCAGTCGATTTAAAGCTGCCAGAGTCCTTTAGTGAACTTGTTTCTGAAATGGAAAACAAGAAGTACAGCGCAAAGGAATTTGCAATAATCTTGAAGGGAATG ATGGAGAGGTCTGAGAGAGAGATCAGGGAGTCAAAATTTTCCGAATTAATGAACAAACACTTTGCTGCAAGCGCCATTCCTAAAGGCATCCACTGTCTCTCTCTTCGTTTGACTGATGAGTATTCATCTAATGCTCATGCTCGCAGACAATTGCCTTCACCGGAATTACTGCCTTTGCTTTCTGACAACTCATACTACCACTTTGTAGTATCAACTGATAATATACTTGCAGCTTCAGTTGTGGTCACATCTACTGTCCAGTCATTTCGAAGGCCTGAAAAGATAGTGTTTCATGTTATAACTGACAAGAAAACTTATGCTGGCATGCACTCGTGGTTTGCCCTGAATCTTGTCTCGCCAGCTCTTGTTGAAGTAAAAGGTGTTCATCAGTTTGACTGGTTAACAAAAGAGAATGTGCCAGTGCTTGAAGCTGTAGAAAGTCATTATGGGATTAGGAACTACTATCATGGGAATCACATTGCTGGGGCCAACCTCAGTGAAATTACTCCACGAACCTTTGCTTCAAAATTGCAGGCTAGAAGCCCAAAGTACATTTCTTTGCTCAACCATATTCGCATATATTTACCAGAG CTATTTCCCAACCTTGACAAGGTGGTGTTCTTAGATGATGATATTGTAGTTCAGCGTGACCTCTCCCCACTCTGGGATATTGACCTTGGTGGAAAGGTTAATGGAGCTGTAGAAACTTGCAAGGGTGAGGATGAGTGGGTAATGTCTAAGCGATTCAGGAACTACTTCAATTTTTCACATCCCCTGATAGCAGAGAATTTGAACCCTGATGAATGTGCATGGGCTTATGGAATGAACATCTTTGATTTACGTGCATGGAGAAAGACAAATATAAGAGAGACTTATCATGCCTGGCTGAGAGAG AATCTGAAGTCAAACTTGACATTGTGGAAGCTGGGAACTCTTCCGCCAGCTCTGATTGCTTTTGAGGGCCATGTTCAGGCTATTGATCCATCTTGGCATATGCTTGGTTTGGGCTACCAGAACAAAACCAATATTGAGAATGTAAAAAGAGCTGCAGTGATCCACTACAATGGCCAGTCAAAACCATGGCTGGAGATAGGTTTCGAGCATCTCCGGCCATTTTGGACCAAGTATGTTAACTACTCCAACGATTTTATTATGAACTGTCACATTTTGCAATAG